The genomic window TATGCTGGTGGTTGGTGTTGCAGGGCCAGACAGCTCTGGCGTGCAGGACGCTGGGCCTCTCCTCCGCCTCCCGGTCACCTCCTGGGGAACAGGCCTTGCCCACCATCTGTGGACCCTATCAAAGCTCTGCTCGGATTTGGGAAAGAGGCCAGGCTCTGGCGTCACAACCCCTACACCAACATGCTCCTTTGCTCGTGCGTGTATAAGAGACTTGTGCAGGGTGTGGGGTTAAGCACAGCTGGGCCTTGGGTGGGAGTGGGATCTGACACTTCCTGCTTTTAGGGTAACACTGCAACCAAGGACACAGCAGGACATGGAGAGAGGAGCAAAGTagggagggcttcctggtggGAGAGGCATTTGAATTGAGTGGTCCCTCACTCATGGAATTGTGTGTGCGGAGGTGCTGTCTCGTGGAGAGACTTCAGAGAGAGATCGGGGCtgggcagcacagggcagggggaaGCCCCAGTGTCCTGGGTGTGGCCGTGCAAAGGGAAACCCTGGTCTGGAAGGCTGGGGAGCGAGGCCGGGAGCAGCAGAGAGCAGTGGGTGTCGTCTGTGGGTTTCAGGTGGAAGAGGGATGCGACCACAGGTGCCTTTGAAAGGACCCCCTGAATGCCCCGCGGAGGGCAGATTGGAAGGACCGTATTGAAGTCTGAGCATGGCCAGGCGACCGCGGTGGGAGGCGAGGGCCGGAGGCCTTggtgctgccttcctggggcggGGAAAGCCGACCTGCCTGTGAGGCTCACCGGCAGGCCCGTCTCTGGCCCCATACCTTCCGGGCGGCCTCCCTCACCTccttgttcctcaggctgtagatgatgGGGTTGAGCATGGGCGTGACCACGGCGTAGAGCACCGTGAAGACCTCGTCGGAGATGCGGGCCTCCTTGCTCTGGGGCTTCATGTACATGAAGATGACGGTGCCGTAGAAAAGCAGCACCACGGCCAGGTGCGCCGagcaggtggagaaggctttgCGGCGGCCGGCGGCCGAGGGCGCCCTCAGGATGGTGGCCAGGATCAGCGTGTAGGACAGGCAGATGAGAGCCAGGGGCACCGGCAGCAGCAGGACGGCACCCACCAGCAGGAAGGCCTCGCTGGCCGACGTGTCCCCGCAGGCCAGCTTCAGCACCGCCAGGATCTCGCAGGTGAAGTGGCTGACCACGCGGTGGCCACAGAAGGGCAGCCTCATAGCTAGGACGGTCTCGGACGCCGACTTGAGCAAACAGAGGGCCCAGGCGGCTCCGGCCAGCAGCGAGCAGAGCCTGCGGCTCATGAGCGCAGGGTAGCGGAGGGGCCGGCAGATGGCCAGGTAGCGGTCGTAGGCCATGATGGCCAGCAGCAGGCACTCGGTGGAGCCCGTAGACAGGCTCAGGCACATCTGGATGGCACAGCCAGTGAAGGAGATGGTCTTGCGGGGGGACAGGAGGTGGACCAGCATCAGGGGCACGAAGGTGGACGTGTAGCAGATGTccaggagggagaggtggcccaggaagaagtacatgggcgtgTGCAGGCGGGCGTCCAGCAGGCTCAGCACCACCAGGGCTGCGTTCCCCAGCAGGGTCACCAGGTACATGGCTGAGCACAGAGCGAAGAGCAGCTGCTCCAGGGCTGGGTAGCCAGAAAATCCTTTCAGATAGAACTCGGAGACCTCTGTCCTGTTGGCCGGCTCCATGCTGTGGGttctggggtggagggagagggggtgcAGGCCTGGGGGCGAAGCTCACAGGGATGTTTCTGGAGACAGGTGGGCTGCTGGGGTCTCTTCTGGTTCGGGCGcactctctctgtgactttgggcaGTGCCCTCACCCTCataggcctcagtttctccacccGGGCAGTGAGCGTTGATTTAGATCCGCAGCCTTACCTAAGAGAGCAGCGATGGGCACGTTAGCCGGCAGCCTGGAGGCGATAGTGGATGGTTGAGAACGCTCCTCCTTGCAGGACTTCTTGGAGCCTTTATTATGCCGACATGATTTGTGACTCCCCCAAACAGTGTGCAGCCTGTGCTCCCCATCTGGGCACAGGTTCCTCCTCCACAGAACACCCATGAGCCTCAGAAGCAGGCAAGCGTGCTAGGAACATAGCTTGGGAAACAGAGGGCTGGCTAGGAGGTTCTCAAATTTTCACATGCACCAGAATCACCTGGAAAGTTGCCTCAAACACAGATGGTAGGGccgggggttaagccactgcctacgagGCTGGCGTCCTGAGTCAGagcgccagctggagtcccgattgctccacttctgatccagctccctgctaatgcgcctgggagagcagcagaagttggcccaagtgcttgggcttgggtccctgccacccacatgggagaccacgctAGAGCTCCTGgcaactggctttggcctgctccagccccaatGGTTGCAGCtgtgtggggggtgaaccaaggaatggaagatccctttctttgtgtctccttctctctgtaactctgcctttcaaacaaatacatctttaacacacacacacacacacacacacacacacactgggttgGGCCTTGTTCCCAGAGCTTCTTACTGGGTACCCACTTGGAGAACCACTAGGCTAGGCGGTCTCTGAGGGTTCTCCTGGCTTGAATAAGCCCCTGAGCCACCGTCTACGCTGTTCCCACTGTCTGGACTGCCCTTCTTTATCTTGCGTCCTGCAGAAGTCTgcctctccaggccagctctggtcTCCACGCACAAAGCCACGTGCTCATGCCTGCTTGCCTGCCACTAGATGTGTTCACCTGATCCCGCCCCCACTCCCGCCAGAGGCTGCTTCATCTGCTCATCAGTGCGGATTGAATCTGCAGACTCCGCCTTCCTGTGGATTTTCTAGGGAAAATTCCATGGGCCCCTTTGTCCCTATTTTGTccgggccacagccagggctacgCGGACTTGAACTTGCAGGGCGTTGGCCTGGAAAGTGCCTGGAGAGGCCGATTCATGGGCCCTCCCATCATCAGGAGGGGAACAGGTCCCACCGTGGGTCTCTGGTGAGGCAAGTCTTCCCAGCAGCCCGACACCTACGCCACGCTCACAGCCATGGTTGCTTTGGGCAGACCATGTATGTCGGTGGTTCTGACGCACTGCGCAGACGTCTCTCTCCCCTGTCCTCCCCACAGCCCTCTCGCCAGCCAAGCAGCAAAAGCCAACTTTTCCTTAGTGCTTCAAGGTAGCTGGCGCTGGCCACGGACCCCCGGGGATGCTGCTCAGCCTTTCACTCCCTGCCTGTCGCCTACCCCTGCCAGCTCACGGGGCTTTCacctcctttccctcctctcccgGCTGCTGAAGCCCACGTTGAGGCTCCCAGCCTGGCCACAGCCGATTTCCCCCGGAACTTTCTGGGGCTCAGGAGCAgctggctgccccccccccccccccccgccccgtgagCTCTCGGCAGCCTAGAAGaccctggcagagctgggagagacCCCAGAGCAGCTAGACCACCTCCGTCTTAGGCACGGGCAACCTAAGGCTCAGAGAGGAAACAGTACTTGCTCAGTGGCGCCTTGTGAGTTACGAGCGGAAGCCATGGGCCCCGTGACTGCTCGGTGACCGACTCCTTCCCATGTCTCTACTCCCATTTCACACTGACCTTCAGGCTCTTCGGGATCCATGTCTCTGGCCGCCTGGCACATGTTCCCGTGGACACGACCTCTGGCTGGAGCGCAGGGCACACAGGTCAAGGAAGCAGCCGGGCCTCCTGGGAGCAGGGGACCCGGTGGGCAGCACGCAGGGTTGCAGCTTTCCCGACCGTGGAAACATGCCAGGCCTCTCGTAGAATCCAGCGAAAAGCTTCAGAGTAAGCGGTGGAGCATTTTGGGTTCGGCAGATGTACAAAGCGCCCAGCAGCCGTGGCGTGCCCTGAGTCGCGTCAGGTTTGGCAGCAGTAGGATTCTGGAGGGCTCAAGGCTGAAGAGAGGGAGCAGTATTGTACCATGGGCAGCCTGCAGCTCTGTCCTGGCCGACAGCCTCTGGGGGAGGCAGCACCTCGCAAAGCTCCCTCGGCAGGGGACTGCACAACCCCCAAGGCAATttagagggagaggaaaagtgCCCATCTTAGGAACTTTGGGGTGCTTTGGGGATGAGGTCCCAAAGACCCAATTACAAAGCGTCTACTCAGAAATCTTAATTGGTGTGCAaaaactgcaggcagtggcttagagccaggagccagggatccGTCCTCACTGGTCAGCCTCCCACGAGCGCTGGGCCGGGGAAGTGCATCGGGTGGATAAAGAACTGCTGAGTGAACCACTGCATGAGTGCGTAAGCTGTTTGTAATGAATCCAcgcaaaaagaaatgaatgagtcGGGCGCCAGTGAGTGGCAGATTTGCTTTCCAGATGTGGAGTTGGAGGACTGGGCTCAGCTCTCACAGGGACCTGCACGACCGCAAGATCCGGAAAGCGCCTAACTGGGGAGTAGACTGTAGActggatgcagagagagaaagagagagagagagagagagagagagagagacagggagagagagagagggagagagagagagagagagagatttctcccatctactggcccactccccaaatgcctgcagaaactcaaactcaattcagatctcccacataggtctcaggcacccaactactagagccaggaccgctgcctcccagggtgagcgctatcaggaagcaggagtcagaggCCAGAGCCCGgcgtggagcccaggcactctgagaggggATGCAGGCACGTATGAGCACCAGGCCCAGCACCTGTCCAGAGCGAGCACGCTTCTTCCCGCTTCCTCCCCGAggctcctctgcctctcagaccATGCCTCTGCAGATGAAGAAcctctttaaaaagcaaacaaaaccaaaaataaaaaaccagCATGATTTTTATTTGGAACT from Oryctolagus cuniculus chromosome 1, mOryCun1.1, whole genome shotgun sequence includes these protein-coding regions:
- the LOC100354329 gene encoding olfactory receptor 13J1 codes for the protein MEPANRTEVSEFYLKGFSGYPALEQLLFALCSAMYLVTLLGNAALVVLSLLDARLHTPMYFFLGHLSLLDICYTSTFVPLMLVHLLSPRKTISFTGCAIQMCLSLSTGSTECLLLAIMAYDRYLAICRPLRYPALMSRRLCSLLAGAAWALCLLKSASETVLAMRLPFCGHRVVSHFTCEILAVLKLACGDTSASEAFLLVGAVLLLPVPLALICLSYTLILATILRAPSAAGRRKAFSTCSAHLAVVLLFYGTVIFMYMKPQSKEARISDEVFTVLYAVVTPMLNPIIYSLRNKEVREAARKVWGQRRACR